The Saccopteryx leptura isolate mSacLep1 chromosome 2, mSacLep1_pri_phased_curated, whole genome shotgun sequence genome has a window encoding:
- the TAS2R3 gene encoding taste receptor type 2 member 3, giving the protein MSELTRAAILFLSVTQFVLGLLGNAFIGWVNGSRWFKSKKISLSDFVITSLALSRITLLWILLVDCLVRGYLHSIYASDTTTQLIDTFWTFTNSLSIWLATCLSVLYCLKIASFSHHVFLWLKWRVHRVIVWLLLGALVLSCSSVLSLMREFKAYYVLRGLSAENMTEHFRKQEVVYELVHVLGLLWDLPPLIVSLASYVLLILSLGRHTRRMQQHGASSSDPSTEAHKKAIKMILSFLFLFLVYFLSFLIASSSYFIPGTELTKMVMVALTMFYPAGHSFILILGNNKLKQTFVELLWCEPARLTPVSRRRLSP; this is encoded by the coding sequence ATGTCGGAACTCACCAGGGCGGCaatcctgtttctctctgtcactcaGTTCGTTCTGGGACTGCTGGGGAATGCTTTCATTGGGTGGGTCAATGGCAGCCGCTGGTTCAAGAGCAAGAAAATCTCTCTGTCGGACTTTGTCATCACTAGCCTGGCTCTCTCCAGGATCACTCTGTTGTGGATTCTCTTGGTTGATTGTTTAGTAAGGGGGTACCTTCATTCAATATATGCAAGTGATACAACAACCCAACTTATTGATACTTTCTGGACATTCACAAACAGTCTGAGCATCTGGCTGGCCACCTGTCTCAGTGTCCTCTACTGTCTGAAAATCGCCAGTTTCTCCCATCACGTGTTCCTCTGGCTCAAGTGGAGAGTCCACAGGGTGATCGTGTGGTTGCTGCTGGGTGCACTGGTCTTGTCGTGCAGCAGTGTCCTGTCTCTGATGCGTGAGTTTAAGGCCTATTATGTCCTGCGTGGACTCAGCGCGGAGAACATGACGGAGCACTTTAGAAAGCAGGAGGTTGTGTATGAGCTGGTCCACGTTCTCGGGCTGCTGTGGGACCTCCCTCCCCTGATCGTGTCCCTGGCATCCTACGTCCTGCTCATCCTCTCCCTGGGGAGGCACACGCGGCGGATGCAGCAGCATGGAGCCAGCTCCAGCGACCCCAGCACCGAGGCCCACAAGAAGGCCATCAAGATgatcctctcctttctcttcctcttcctcgtttactttctctcctttttaattGCCTCATCCAGTTATTTCATACCAGGAACCGAGTTGACCAAGATGGTCATGGTGGCACTGACAATGTTTTACCCTGCTGGCCACTCCTTCATCCTCATTCTGGGCAACAACAAGCTGAAGCAGACCTTCGTGGAGCTGCTCTGGTGTGAGCCTGCCCGTCTGACGCCTGTGTCCAGGCGACGTCTTTCCCCATAG